In Marinobacter sp. LQ44, the following are encoded in one genomic region:
- a CDS encoding response regulator transcription factor, with protein sequence MSGTTQSNANTVYVVDDDAGMLESTQWLLESVGLEVKAYSDGRQFLDAVEGQRPGCVILDIRMPGLGGLNVQEELQKRGLEIPIIFVSGHADVPIVVRAFKSGAFDFIEKPFNEQLLLDSVQQALQAPAEPEPPTRSDADTEALISTLTRRERDVFLPLAQGYTSKEIAEQLDVSVKTIDLYRARVMKRLGAERLPDVTGIAIAAGLLDPANLRTGPG encoded by the coding sequence ATGTCTGGTACCACCCAGTCAAACGCCAACACCGTTTACGTTGTTGATGACGATGCCGGTATGCTGGAGTCCACCCAGTGGCTGTTGGAATCGGTCGGGCTTGAGGTAAAAGCCTACAGTGATGGCCGGCAGTTTCTGGATGCGGTGGAAGGCCAACGCCCCGGTTGCGTGATTCTGGATATCCGGATGCCCGGCCTTGGCGGGCTGAATGTTCAGGAAGAACTGCAAAAACGGGGGCTTGAGATTCCGATTATTTTTGTCTCCGGCCATGCCGATGTGCCCATCGTGGTGCGCGCCTTCAAATCCGGCGCCTTCGACTTCATCGAGAAGCCCTTCAACGAGCAGTTGCTGCTGGACAGCGTGCAACAGGCACTGCAGGCACCCGCCGAACCCGAGCCACCCACTCGATCCGATGCGGATACCGAAGCGCTGATCAGCACTCTCACCCGCCGGGAACGGGATGTCTTTCTGCCACTGGCCCAGGGCTACACCAGTAAGGAAATCGCCGAACAGCTGGATGTCAGCGTTAAAACCATCGACCTGTATCGGGCTCGGGTAATGAAGCGCCTGGGCGCAGAGCGGCTGCCGGATGTCACCGGCATTGCCATTGCTGCCGGACTGCTCGACCCGGCAAATCTCAGAACCGGTCCGGGCTGA
- a CDS encoding PAS domain S-box protein produces MSNPKKARVFSQLVPNDPQPTLVVGRTLEILASNQAADSLVQRAELGHPEHLLPVNAAALVKSALEQVRAIENVESRFADHIFLWSFIPDPDSGEVLVRGRDATNDILTLEEAVRSNRLYRLITENTTDLISRHAPDGRFIDATPASWRLLGYWPEELRGKALEEVFQGENVAEQLALTRHRLGEDGYATMTLEIIHRNGSRRWFEIASRAIRETYTGAVVEVISVSRDITARVESEERNRLLADELAHTARLATLGELASSIAHEMNQPLASIVNFASASQRFLKEADQHPEKLAKVDDGLQKIVHHANRASEVIKRLRAFLRKGQKRMGPVSLNSVITEVARLCQWEAEKNGVRIYENLAADSPSITADPVLLEQVLINLIHNGIEANVEAGADKDSAGPSRIVVSTCVNDQQETLIQVTDEGPGLDDEGIRQMFQPFYTSKAKGLGLGLSMSRSIIEGFGGFLDATRTDTGGLSLICRFPPGNTRCTHKPTQE; encoded by the coding sequence ATGAGCAACCCTAAAAAAGCCCGCGTTTTCAGCCAACTGGTCCCCAATGACCCACAACCCACTCTCGTGGTCGGTCGCACATTAGAGATCCTGGCCAGTAATCAAGCGGCCGATTCCCTCGTCCAACGCGCAGAACTGGGCCATCCGGAGCACCTTTTACCGGTGAACGCGGCAGCGCTTGTTAAATCAGCCCTGGAACAGGTACGTGCCATTGAAAACGTGGAATCCCGGTTTGCCGACCATATTTTTCTGTGGAGCTTTATTCCCGATCCAGACAGCGGGGAAGTATTGGTTCGGGGCCGGGATGCCACCAACGATATCCTCACCCTGGAAGAAGCCGTTCGCTCCAACCGCCTGTACCGGCTGATCACCGAGAACACCACAGACCTGATCTCGCGGCATGCCCCGGACGGGCGCTTCATTGATGCCACACCAGCGTCCTGGCGCCTGTTGGGTTACTGGCCGGAAGAGCTCCGGGGCAAGGCCTTGGAAGAGGTGTTTCAGGGGGAAAACGTGGCTGAGCAACTGGCCCTGACCCGCCATCGGCTGGGGGAAGACGGCTACGCCACCATGACGCTGGAGATCATTCACCGAAACGGCAGCCGCCGTTGGTTCGAGATTGCCAGCCGCGCCATCCGGGAAACCTATACCGGCGCCGTGGTGGAGGTGATCAGCGTGTCCCGTGACATCACCGCGCGGGTGGAATCCGAGGAGCGGAACCGGCTGCTGGCAGATGAACTGGCCCACACTGCCCGCCTGGCTACCCTGGGTGAACTGGCTTCCAGCATTGCCCATGAGATGAATCAGCCACTGGCATCGATCGTGAATTTCGCGTCCGCCAGCCAGCGCTTTCTAAAGGAAGCAGACCAACATCCCGAGAAGCTGGCGAAGGTAGACGACGGCTTGCAAAAGATCGTGCACCACGCCAACCGCGCCTCGGAGGTGATCAAACGTCTGCGGGCGTTCCTGCGTAAAGGCCAGAAGCGGATGGGCCCGGTATCACTGAATTCGGTGATTACCGAGGTTGCACGCCTGTGCCAGTGGGAGGCAGAGAAGAACGGCGTCCGGATCTATGAGAACCTGGCCGCAGACTCCCCCAGCATCACCGCAGACCCCGTGTTGCTTGAACAGGTGTTGATCAACCTGATCCATAACGGCATTGAGGCCAATGTGGAAGCCGGGGCAGACAAAGACAGTGCAGGTCCCTCCCGGATTGTGGTCAGCACCTGCGTTAACGACCAACAGGAAACCCTGATTCAGGTCACCGATGAAGGCCCGGGGCTGGACGACGAAGGCATCCGCCAGATGTTCCAGCCGTTCTATACCAGCAAGGCCAAGGGGCTGGGACTGGGGTTGTCCATGAGCCGTTCCATCATTGAGGGATTTGGCGGTTTTCTGGATGCTACCCGCACAGACACCGGCGGTCTTTCGCTGATCTGCCGGTTCCCTCCCGGCAACACCCGATGCACCCACAAACCAACCCAGGAGTAA
- a CDS encoding acyl-CoA synthetase gives MTSIFDQGLAPRDANYAVQSPIDFIERTASVYPDYPAIIHGAIRRNWAETYDRCLRLASALKGRGIGRGDTAAVMLPNIPAMVECHFGVPMIGAVLNTLNVRLDAEAIAFMLEHGEAKVVIADREFGQVVKDAIRHLEHKPLVIDVDDPEYGEGVQVSDLDYEAFLQEGDPEFQWSFPADEWDAISLNYTSGTTGNPKGVVYHHRGAYINALGNQTVWSMGMHPVYLWTLPMFHCNGWCFPWTITAMAGTHVCLRRVDPEKILQLIRDHQVTHMCGAPIVLNALLNASPEAKAGIDHEVKSMTAGAAPPAQVIGSIEEMGIKVTHVYGLTEVYGPVTVCAWKSEWDELPLRERAQIKARQGVRYHTLGGTMVADPNTMQPVPKDGKTIGEIFLRGNTVMKGYLKNPSATEEAFRGGWFHTGDLAVWHEDGYMEIKDRLKDIIISGGENISTIEVEDTLYRHPAVMEAAVVARPDEKWGETPCAFITLKPEAGDVSEEDIINFCREHLARFKVPKTVVFSELPKTSTGKIQKFVLRDQAKDLN, from the coding sequence ATGACTTCGATCTTCGACCAGGGCCTTGCGCCCCGGGATGCCAACTACGCCGTTCAGTCCCCCATTGATTTTATCGAGCGCACCGCCAGTGTGTACCCGGATTATCCGGCCATCATCCATGGTGCCATCCGTCGTAACTGGGCCGAAACCTATGACCGTTGCCTGCGCCTGGCCTCTGCCCTGAAAGGCCGGGGTATCGGCCGGGGCGATACCGCGGCGGTGATGCTGCCTAACATTCCGGCCATGGTGGAATGCCACTTTGGTGTGCCCATGATCGGCGCAGTACTGAACACCCTGAACGTGCGCCTGGATGCCGAGGCCATTGCCTTCATGCTGGAGCATGGTGAGGCGAAAGTTGTCATTGCCGACCGCGAATTCGGCCAGGTAGTTAAGGATGCGATTCGTCACCTTGAGCACAAGCCCCTGGTAATTGATGTGGACGATCCTGAGTACGGTGAGGGCGTTCAGGTCAGTGATCTCGACTACGAAGCCTTCCTGCAGGAGGGTGACCCAGAGTTTCAGTGGAGTTTCCCGGCCGATGAGTGGGATGCCATTTCCTTGAACTACACCTCCGGCACCACGGGTAACCCCAAAGGCGTGGTCTACCACCACCGTGGCGCCTACATCAATGCTTTGGGTAATCAGACCGTCTGGTCCATGGGCATGCATCCGGTGTACCTGTGGACCCTGCCGATGTTCCACTGCAATGGCTGGTGTTTCCCCTGGACCATTACCGCCATGGCCGGCACCCACGTGTGCCTGCGCCGGGTAGACCCTGAGAAGATCCTGCAGCTGATCCGTGACCACCAGGTTACCCACATGTGTGGCGCCCCGATTGTTCTGAACGCGCTCCTGAATGCCTCGCCAGAAGCCAAGGCGGGTATTGATCACGAAGTGAAATCCATGACCGCCGGCGCGGCGCCCCCCGCCCAGGTGATCGGCTCTATTGAGGAAATGGGCATCAAGGTGACTCACGTTTACGGCCTGACTGAGGTGTATGGTCCGGTCACCGTCTGTGCCTGGAAGTCGGAATGGGATGAACTGCCGTTACGTGAGCGGGCCCAGATCAAGGCGCGCCAAGGCGTTCGTTATCACACCCTGGGCGGTACCATGGTGGCTGACCCCAACACCATGCAGCCGGTCCCGAAAGACGGCAAGACCATTGGCGAGATCTTCCTGCGCGGTAATACCGTGATGAAAGGTTACCTGAAGAACCCCAGTGCCACGGAAGAAGCCTTCCGGGGTGGTTGGTTCCACACCGGTGACCTGGCCGTGTGGCACGAAGACGGCTACATGGAAATCAAGGACCGCCTCAAGGACATCATCATCTCCGGTGGTGAGAACATCTCCACCATCGAGGTGGAAGACACCCTTTACCGCCACCCGGCGGTGATGGAAGCGGCGGTGGTTGCCCGGCCGGATGAGAAATGGGGTGAAACGCCCTGTGCCTTCATCACCCTAAAGCCAGAGGCAGGGGATGTGTCTGAAGAAGACATCATCAATTTCTGCCGCGAGCACCTGGCCCGGTTCAAGGTGCCCAAAACCGTGGTCTTCTCGGAGCTGCCGAAAACATCCACCGGCAAGATCCAGAAGTTCGTGCTGCGGGACCAGGCCAAAGATCTGAACTAA
- a CDS encoding solute carrier family 23 protein, which yields MQMFHRKNGEEQPFWPAGPFKIRLPFVHYRWEFAEMVQALIMFVVSLAMIPLLETYLGVPYEVALAYVVICGIGFMLPALLGVPLVPGWITPGIPVVLLFLSDYEPGPEAIQALFALQFLVFLIFLILGVTRLGSKLVEWIPRSMKGGIIIGAGIAALMGEIEAGGRLANTPISLIVGGLVCLYLMFSVSFKGFVDKSNIARKIANYGMVPGMVVAILVGFATGEYAVPDVQWGITKPAFDQLWNYLPFTVGFPDLNIFLYAIPTAVIAYVIAFGDIVVGQSLMNRVDHLRKDEDIDNSIDRVHLVTAIRNGGHAFFAPYPGLAGPIWTAVTATMAERYKYGRNAMDSIYSGGGTFWITGFIALFVLPLVSFFQPVLPIALSLTLLLTGYICLMVGLEQLENNTERGIAGTMGVVLAVYGAGWGLATGAILYYLIERTHLLKFTSDPEAPGAEKSE from the coding sequence ATGCAAATGTTCCACAGAAAAAACGGTGAAGAACAGCCGTTCTGGCCCGCGGGCCCTTTCAAAATCCGTCTGCCGTTCGTCCACTATCGTTGGGAGTTCGCGGAGATGGTCCAGGCCCTGATCATGTTTGTGGTCAGTCTGGCGATGATTCCCCTGCTTGAAACCTATCTCGGCGTACCCTACGAGGTGGCCCTGGCTTATGTCGTGATCTGCGGTATCGGTTTTATGCTGCCGGCGCTGCTGGGCGTGCCACTGGTTCCCGGCTGGATAACCCCGGGTATTCCTGTGGTGCTGCTGTTCCTCTCGGACTACGAGCCTGGCCCCGAGGCCATTCAGGCGCTGTTCGCCTTGCAGTTCCTGGTGTTCCTGATCTTCCTGATTCTGGGTGTTACCCGCCTGGGTAGTAAACTGGTCGAGTGGATTCCGCGCTCCATGAAAGGCGGTATCATTATCGGTGCGGGTATTGCGGCCCTGATGGGCGAAATCGAAGCTGGCGGCCGTCTGGCCAACACGCCAATCTCCCTGATTGTCGGCGGCCTGGTGTGTCTCTACCTGATGTTCTCGGTGTCCTTCAAGGGCTTCGTCGACAAGAGCAATATTGCCCGCAAGATTGCCAACTACGGCATGGTACCGGGCATGGTAGTGGCGATCCTGGTTGGTTTTGCCACTGGCGAATACGCAGTACCGGATGTGCAGTGGGGCATCACCAAGCCGGCCTTTGACCAGCTGTGGAACTACCTGCCGTTTACCGTAGGCTTCCCGGATCTGAATATCTTCCTGTATGCGATTCCAACCGCAGTCATCGCTTACGTGATCGCCTTCGGCGATATCGTGGTGGGTCAGTCTCTGATGAATCGTGTCGACCACCTGCGCAAAGACGAAGACATCGACAACAGCATTGATCGCGTTCACCTGGTAACCGCTATCCGTAACGGTGGCCACGCGTTCTTCGCACCATACCCCGGCCTTGCCGGTCCAATCTGGACAGCGGTCACCGCCACCATGGCCGAACGCTACAAGTATGGCCGCAATGCGATGGACTCCATCTACAGCGGTGGTGGGACGTTCTGGATCACAGGCTTTATCGCCCTGTTTGTGCTGCCGCTGGTGAGCTTCTTCCAGCCGGTACTGCCGATTGCCCTGTCGCTGACGCTGCTGCTGACCGGTTACATCTGTTTGATGGTGGGCCTGGAGCAACTGGAGAACAACACCGAGCGAGGCATTGCCGGCACCATGGGTGTGGTCCTTGCGGTGTATGGTGCAGGCTGGGGCCTGGCCACAGGCGCCATTCTCTACTATTTGATTGAGCGTACGCACCTGCTGAAGTTTACTTCCGACCCGGAAGCCCCGGGCGCCGAGAAGAGCGAGTAA
- a CDS encoding metal-dependent hydrolase, whose protein sequence is MSISSTPDGVAVKPRHLRFDVRDELKTLWHGNDAFRTAFFNALSLQFPDGEQQFINAVRLYRDQITDPKLKEEIKGFIGQEALHSREHKDYNEALKARGYDIDALDARFRKHMDWVGRLPPSRQLAGTCGAEHYTAVLANAILSHPEWMEGATPTMQRLWRWHAIEETEHKSVAFDVYRACVGNERLRRIVFLFVTWNFFKYTFINTCSLLKTDGKLWSLKTWLGGLNFLWGKPGVLRKCLPEFLAYFRKGFHPWQQDNRRLLEHNLKELEV, encoded by the coding sequence ATGAGCATCAGTTCCACACCGGACGGCGTCGCCGTCAAACCCAGGCATCTGCGTTTTGATGTAAGGGATGAGTTGAAAACCCTTTGGCACGGCAACGATGCCTTCCGCACCGCATTCTTCAATGCCTTGTCGCTGCAGTTTCCCGACGGAGAGCAGCAATTCATTAACGCCGTTCGCCTGTACCGGGACCAGATTACCGACCCTAAGCTCAAGGAAGAGATCAAAGGCTTTATCGGCCAGGAAGCCCTGCACAGCCGAGAGCACAAAGATTACAACGAAGCCCTGAAAGCCCGTGGCTATGATATCGATGCCCTCGACGCGCGCTTCCGCAAGCACATGGACTGGGTAGGGCGGTTGCCGCCCAGCCGCCAACTGGCGGGCACCTGTGGTGCAGAGCACTACACCGCCGTGCTGGCCAACGCCATTCTCAGTCACCCCGAGTGGATGGAGGGCGCTACGCCGACAATGCAGAGGTTATGGCGCTGGCATGCCATCGAGGAAACCGAGCACAAGTCGGTGGCGTTCGACGTATACCGGGCCTGCGTTGGCAATGAGCGGTTGCGCCGGATTGTCTTTCTGTTTGTCACCTGGAATTTCTTCAAGTACACCTTCATCAACACCTGCAGCCTGCTGAAGACGGATGGCAAGCTCTGGAGTCTGAAAACCTGGTTAGGCGGGCTGAATTTTCTCTGGGGGAAGCCCGGCGTTCTGCGCAAGTGCCTGCCGGAATTCCTGGCCTACTTCCGGAAAGGTTTCCACCCATGGCAGCAAGACAACCGGCGGCTCCTGGAACATAACCTGAAAGAACTGGAGGTTTGA
- a CDS encoding DegV family protein produces the protein MRVGLIVDSACDLPYDFARKHDLFVLPVTAIIDGQTYTDKHCPVRTQEFYQSGLLDKGHEAETEAYTAEQIHDLFMEKIVTEFDVAICETVTRSRSLIFQNATEAMNSVMAHYEEARKAAGRDGKFSMRVIDSKQIFAGQGLLAAHTLKLIEQKLSKNALRHEVETFTDKIYTCVIPRDLHYIRERARRRGDKSVSAFAAFLGRALNIVPVIFGQGAEGKPVVKTRNFDMAVEKVMNYAVARVEAGLLTPYVSLSCGLTWTEIEDLPGLNRLRDACESNGVELLLSQMGITSAIYVGPGSICLALAAEPHTFNDFQ, from the coding sequence ATGCGAGTAGGCCTGATTGTAGATTCCGCCTGTGACCTGCCCTATGACTTTGCCCGCAAGCACGACCTGTTCGTTCTGCCGGTAACCGCTATTATCGACGGCCAGACCTATACCGATAAACATTGCCCGGTTCGTACCCAGGAGTTTTATCAAAGCGGCTTGCTGGACAAGGGTCATGAGGCCGAAACCGAAGCCTACACCGCTGAACAGATCCATGACCTGTTCATGGAAAAGATCGTGACCGAGTTCGATGTGGCCATCTGCGAAACCGTCACCAGGAGCCGCAGCCTGATTTTCCAGAATGCCACTGAAGCCATGAACTCCGTTATGGCTCACTACGAGGAGGCCCGTAAAGCCGCTGGCCGGGACGGCAAGTTCTCCATGCGGGTGATCGACAGTAAACAGATCTTCGCCGGGCAGGGTTTGCTGGCAGCCCATACACTCAAACTGATAGAGCAAAAGCTTTCCAAGAATGCCCTTCGGCATGAGGTCGAGACGTTTACCGACAAGATCTACACCTGTGTGATTCCCCGGGACCTGCATTACATTCGCGAGCGTGCCCGGCGCCGTGGTGACAAAAGCGTCTCTGCGTTTGCCGCCTTCCTGGGCAGGGCCTTGAACATTGTCCCGGTGATTTTTGGCCAGGGCGCTGAGGGCAAACCCGTGGTCAAAACCCGCAACTTTGATATGGCAGTCGAAAAAGTGATGAATTACGCGGTCGCCCGGGTAGAAGCCGGTTTATTGACGCCATACGTCAGCTTGTCCTGCGGCCTGACCTGGACGGAGATCGAAGATCTGCCAGGCCTGAACCGCTTGCGCGATGCCTGTGAAAGCAATGGGGTAGAGCTGTTGCTGTCACAAATGGGTATTACCAGTGCCATATACGTGGGCCCGGGCAGTATCTGTCTTGCCCTGGCCGCCGAGCCCCACACCTTCAACGATTTCCAGTAG